One genomic segment of Oscillospiraceae bacterium includes these proteins:
- the nifS gene encoding cysteine desulfurase NifS produces the protein MRVYADNAATTKTSRSAIEVMMPYFDRVYGNPSSLHSAGQEAAEALWSARESMARNLGCEAKEIYFTSGGSEADNQAILSAAAIGAKKNKKHIVSTAFEHHAVLHTLEKLKKQGYEITLLDVHENGIVIPEEVEAAIRPDTCLVTVMYANNEIGTIQPIAEIGKICRDKGVLFHTDAVQAAGHLHIDVVKENIDMLSLSAHKFYGPKGVGALVVKKGIPLVNLIEGGAQERGKRAGTENLPAIAGMAAAFDEACAHIDENTAKLTALRDKIIAGLLKIPHTILNGDAVKRLPGNVNVCFEGIEGESLLLLLDEQGIMASSGSACTSGSLDPSHVLLAIGRPHEIAHGSLRLSLGDENNEEQADYIIEKVPEVVEYLRNMSPVWRDLKEGKKPYVIQ, from the coding sequence ATGAGAGTTTATGCGGACAACGCGGCGACCACCAAAACGAGCCGTTCGGCAATAGAGGTTATGATGCCGTATTTTGACCGGGTCTACGGCAACCCGTCGAGTTTGCATTCGGCAGGGCAGGAGGCCGCGGAGGCGCTCTGGAGCGCCAGAGAGAGCATGGCAAGAAACCTCGGGTGCGAGGCAAAAGAAATTTATTTTACCTCGGGCGGCAGCGAAGCCGACAACCAGGCCATTTTATCGGCCGCTGCAATCGGAGCTAAAAAGAATAAAAAGCACATCGTTTCGACGGCGTTTGAGCACCATGCGGTGTTGCACACCCTCGAAAAGCTGAAAAAGCAGGGGTACGAGATCACGCTGCTCGATGTACATGAAAACGGAATCGTAATACCCGAAGAAGTTGAGGCCGCCATCCGTCCGGACACCTGTCTGGTGACGGTGATGTACGCCAATAACGAAATCGGAACCATTCAGCCGATTGCCGAGATCGGGAAAATCTGCCGCGACAAGGGCGTTTTGTTTCACACCGACGCGGTACAAGCTGCGGGGCATCTGCACATCGACGTGGTCAAGGAAAATATCGATATGCTCTCGCTGTCGGCGCACAAGTTCTACGGCCCGAAAGGGGTCGGGGCGCTGGTTGTGAAAAAAGGTATCCCGCTGGTGAACCTGATCGAGGGCGGCGCACAGGAACGCGGCAAGCGGGCGGGCACCGAAAATTTGCCCGCAATCGCCGGAATGGCAGCGGCGTTTGACGAGGCCTGCGCCCATATCGATGAAAATACCGCGAAACTGACGGCGCTGCGAGATAAGATCATCGCAGGACTTTTAAAAATTCCGCACACGATTTTAAACGGTGACGCGGTCAAACGGCTGCCCGGAAACGTCAATGTGTGCTTTGAGGGCATCGAGGGCGAATCGCTGCTGCTGCTTCTTGACGAACAGGGCATTATGGCTTCGTCGGGTTCGGCCTGCACGTCGGGATCGCTCGACCCGAGCCATGTGCTGCTTGCCATCGGACGGCCGCACGAGATCGCCCACGGGTCGCTGCGCCTCTCACTCGGCGACGAAAACAACGAAGAACAGGCCGATTACATCATTGAAAAAGTACCGGA